Proteins encoded within one genomic window of Dermatophilus congolensis:
- the thiE gene encoding thiamine phosphate synthase: MASCEGVGLENSGVDVVRRLGRARLYLCTDARGSAGELRDFVRRVFAGGVDVVQVRDRSISTADEVEALRIVRQEARAAGALCAANDRADVGLVAGVDVVQVGQEDLSPVQVKSVCPGALVGVSTHSREQFVTAMAAPEVDYFCVGPVWATPTKPGRAAVGLGLVAEAARVGSGKPWFAIGGVDVSSVKRVVDAGAERVVVVRALTQADDPEGAARALRACLPG, encoded by the coding sequence ATGGCTTCTTGTGAGGGTGTTGGGTTGGAGAATTCGGGTGTGGATGTTGTTCGTCGGTTGGGGCGGGCGCGGTTGTATTTGTGTACGGATGCGCGGGGTTCGGCGGGGGAGTTGCGGGATTTTGTGCGGCGGGTTTTTGCCGGTGGGGTGGATGTTGTGCAGGTGCGGGATCGGTCGATTTCGACGGCTGATGAGGTGGAGGCGTTGCGGATTGTGCGTCAGGAGGCGCGTGCGGCGGGGGCGTTGTGTGCGGCGAATGATCGTGCTGATGTGGGGTTGGTGGCTGGGGTGGATGTTGTGCAGGTGGGGCAGGAGGATTTGTCGCCGGTGCAGGTGAAGTCGGTGTGTCCGGGGGCTTTGGTGGGGGTTTCGACGCATTCGCGGGAGCAGTTTGTTACGGCGATGGCTGCGCCGGAGGTGGATTATTTCTGTGTGGGGCCGGTGTGGGCGACGCCGACGAAGCCGGGGCGTGCTGCGGTGGGGTTGGGTTTGGTGGCTGAGGCTGCGCGGGTGGGGTCGGGTAAGCCGTGGTTTGCGATCGGGGGTGTTGATGTTTCGTCGGTGAAGCGGGTTGTGGATGCTGGTGCTGAGCGGGTGGTGGTGGTTCGGGCGTTGACGCAGGCTGATGATCCTGAGGGTGCTGCGCGGGCGTTGCGTGCGTGTTTGCCTGGGTGA
- the thiS gene encoding sulfur carrier protein ThiS produces MNTTITITINGEPHTLPTTTTLRDIITHITGHTITPEGHTPTGTTLGIALALNNEIIPRSNWATTIPGPNARIEIVTAVQGG; encoded by the coding sequence ATGAACACCACCATCACCATCACCATCAACGGCGAACCCCACACCCTGCCCACCACAACCACCCTGCGCGACATCATCACCCACATCACCGGCCACACCATCACCCCCGAAGGCCACACCCCCACCGGCACCACCCTCGGCATCGCCCTAGCCCTCAACAACGAAATCATCCCCCGCAGCAACTGGGCCACCACCATCCCCGGCCCCAACGCCCGCATCGAAATCGTCACCGCCGTCCAAGGAGGCTAA
- a CDS encoding DUF1540 domain-containing protein, translating to MSTLPIISSCTTTSCSFNDSGCTAGAITVGGTNGTASCGTFIALDARGGLTDANGRVGACQRLECTHNTDLMCTAEAISIGGDTATCEHYSNA from the coding sequence ATGTCCACGCTTCCAATCATTTCCTCCTGCACCACCACTTCTTGCTCCTTCAATGACTCCGGCTGCACCGCTGGCGCAATCACCGTTGGTGGCACAAACGGCACCGCCTCCTGCGGCACCTTCATTGCCCTCGACGCCCGCGGCGGACTCACTGACGCCAACGGCCGTGTCGGTGCATGCCAGCGCCTGGAATGCACCCACAACACTGACCTAATGTGCACTGCCGAAGCCATCAGCATCGGCGGCGACACCGCGACCTGCGAGCACTACAGCAACGCCTGA
- a CDS encoding histidinol-phosphate transaminase, producing MAHLNRYPGMDMHDLRTALATRWDVSPDHIIPGAGSSGVLQQLVTATVETGKEVIYAWRSFEMYPILIALAGGRSVQIPLLPDGRHDLEAMAAAITPETSLILLCTPNNPTGPIITHREATDFLERVPSDVLVAIDEAYIEFNRDPAAIDSSALLRKYPNVIILRTFSKAYGLAGLRIGYAVVSPASADTLTKTRLPFVVTDIAHDAAVASLAADEELAERVDTIVAERERVEAALIDMGWKFPHSEANFVWLPLGNATEAFVAACEAAHLTVRPFAGEGVRVSIDIPQANDTFLNVAREFADQGLLPTDASTPITRTN from the coding sequence GTGGCGCACCTCAACCGATACCCCGGCATGGACATGCACGACCTACGCACTGCCCTAGCCACCCGCTGGGACGTCAGTCCCGATCACATCATCCCCGGCGCCGGTAGCTCCGGAGTACTCCAACAACTCGTCACCGCCACCGTAGAAACCGGAAAAGAAGTCATCTACGCCTGGCGCTCCTTCGAGATGTACCCCATCCTCATCGCCCTCGCCGGAGGACGCTCCGTCCAAATACCCCTCCTACCCGACGGACGCCACGACCTAGAAGCCATGGCCGCCGCCATCACCCCCGAAACCAGCCTGATCCTGCTCTGCACCCCCAACAACCCCACCGGCCCCATCATCACCCACCGCGAAGCCACCGACTTCCTCGAACGCGTCCCCTCCGACGTACTCGTCGCCATCGACGAGGCCTACATCGAATTCAACCGAGACCCCGCCGCCATCGACAGCAGCGCCCTCCTACGCAAATACCCCAACGTCATCATCCTGCGTACCTTCAGCAAGGCCTACGGACTTGCTGGCCTACGCATCGGCTACGCAGTCGTCTCACCCGCATCCGCAGACACTCTCACCAAAACACGCCTGCCATTCGTCGTCACTGACATCGCCCACGACGCCGCAGTCGCCTCTCTAGCCGCCGACGAAGAACTCGCCGAACGTGTCGATACCATCGTCGCCGAACGCGAACGCGTAGAAGCAGCCCTAATCGACATGGGCTGGAAATTCCCTCACTCCGAAGCCAACTTCGTCTGGCTTCCCCTCGGCAACGCCACTGAAGCATTCGTCGCCGCCTGCGAAGCAGCCCACCTCACCGTCCGTCCCTTCGCCGGTGAAGGCGTGCGCGTCTCCATCGATATCCCCCAAGCCAACGACACATTCCTCAATGTCGCCCGCGAATTCGCCGACCAAGGTCTGCTGCCCACCGACGCAAGCACACCCATCACCCGAACCAACTAA
- a CDS encoding thiazole synthase, which produces MTPTIPPLTIDNTPLTSRLITGTGGAPNLDILREALIASHTNLTTVAIRRYTPTQTGSLFDLLRSLNIRILPNTAGCRTALEALLTAELAREALETDWIKLEVIADDQTLLPDPIELIDATEQLVNRGFKVFAYTNDDPITAQRLADLGCTAVMPLGAPIGTGLGILNPHNIELITHRLHVPVILDAGIGTASDATRAMELGCDAVLLATAVTRAQQPTHMASAFAHAVEAGYLARHAGRIPQRIHAHASSPTTGMVTP; this is translated from the coding sequence ATGACCCCCACCATCCCCCCACTCACCATCGACAACACCCCCCTGACCTCCCGACTCATCACCGGAACCGGCGGCGCACCCAACCTCGACATCCTCCGCGAAGCACTCATCGCCTCACACACCAACCTCACCACCGTCGCCATCCGCCGCTACACACCCACCCAAACCGGATCCCTCTTCGACCTCCTACGCTCCCTCAACATCCGCATCCTGCCCAACACCGCCGGATGCCGCACCGCACTCGAAGCACTCCTGACCGCAGAACTCGCCCGCGAAGCACTCGAAACCGACTGGATCAAACTCGAAGTCATCGCCGACGACCAAACCCTCCTCCCCGACCCCATCGAACTCATCGACGCCACAGAACAACTCGTCAACCGCGGCTTCAAAGTCTTCGCCTACACCAACGACGACCCCATCACCGCCCAACGCCTCGCCGACCTCGGCTGCACCGCCGTCATGCCCCTAGGCGCCCCCATCGGAACCGGCCTGGGCATCCTCAACCCCCACAACATCGAACTCATCACCCACCGCCTACACGTGCCCGTCATCCTCGACGCCGGAATCGGAACCGCCTCCGACGCCACCCGCGCCATGGAACTAGGCTGCGACGCCGTCCTCCTCGCCACCGCAGTCACCCGCGCCCAACAACCCACCCACATGGCCAGCGCCTTCGCCCACGCCGTCGAAGCTGGCTACCTCGCCCGCCACGCCGGACGCATCCCCCAACGCATCCACGCCCACGCATCATCACCCACGACAGGCATGGTTACACCATGA
- the thiO gene encoding glycine oxidase ThiO — protein sequence MRIAIIGAGIIGLSIAWHLHEAGTHVELIDPTPANGATHAAAGMLAATSETTYNEHHLTPLMLASAALYPHFIHRLTTTNLPTGHQNTPTLHIGTDTADRETLHNLATYAHSLGLTLTPLTTRQARKIEPLLTPSISSALHAPHDHQVDPRLLAHALLTTLTNANIPIHTTPATGITHTDNTDPTSPVTGITLTNGHTIPTDHAIIANATNATQLSGLPLNLTGLIRNAYGEVIRLTPPPNLRHNLTHIIRGHVNGNPIYLVPRTNGNLILGATTRENETPHVQAGGIHTLLRDGIRLLPCIEEFTITETIARPRPVTKDNAPLLGPISTTITLATGLGRNGILLAPAIGATITATITTPPTTHPLPDITAFTPHRFTTTP from the coding sequence GTGCGCATCGCCATCATCGGCGCCGGCATCATCGGACTATCCATCGCATGGCACCTGCACGAAGCAGGCACACACGTCGAACTCATCGACCCAACCCCAGCCAACGGCGCCACCCACGCAGCCGCCGGCATGCTCGCAGCCACCAGCGAAACCACCTACAACGAACACCACCTCACCCCCCTCATGCTCGCCTCCGCCGCCCTCTACCCCCACTTCATCCACCGCCTCACCACCACAAACCTACCCACAGGACACCAAAACACCCCCACCCTCCACATCGGCACCGACACAGCCGACCGAGAAACCCTCCACAACCTCGCCACCTACGCACACAGCCTCGGCCTCACCCTCACCCCCCTCACCACCCGCCAAGCCCGCAAAATCGAACCCCTCCTCACCCCCTCCATCTCCAGCGCCCTCCACGCCCCCCACGACCACCAAGTCGACCCCCGCCTCCTAGCCCACGCACTCCTGACCACCCTGACCAACGCAAACATCCCCATCCACACCACCCCAGCAACCGGCATCACCCACACTGACAACACCGACCCCACCAGCCCCGTCACCGGCATCACCCTCACCAACGGCCACACCATCCCCACCGACCACGCCATCATCGCCAACGCCACCAACGCCACCCAGCTAAGCGGCCTACCCCTAAACCTCACCGGCCTCATCCGCAACGCCTACGGCGAAGTCATCCGCCTCACACCCCCACCCAACCTCCGCCACAACCTCACCCACATCATCCGTGGACACGTCAACGGCAACCCCATCTACCTCGTCCCCCGCACCAACGGAAACCTCATCCTCGGCGCCACCACCCGAGAAAACGAAACCCCCCACGTCCAGGCCGGCGGCATCCACACCCTCCTACGCGACGGCATCCGCCTCCTCCCCTGCATCGAAGAATTCACCATCACCGAAACCATCGCCCGACCCCGCCCCGTCACCAAAGACAACGCCCCACTCCTAGGCCCCATCAGCACCACCATCACCCTAGCCACCGGACTAGGCCGCAACGGCATCCTCCTCGCCCCCGCCATCGGCGCCACCATCACCGCCACCATCACCACACCACCAACCACCCACCCACTACCCGACATCACCGCCTTCACACCCCACCGCTTCACCACCACCCCCTAA
- a CDS encoding IclR family transcriptional regulator — protein MSALRILRYLGTRRGPVSAASIATALSLPRSSVYHLLAALIETGFVVHLETEHLYGVGPAAAELGTAYSRQVPIARIATPVLDALVERIGESAHLSVLLGQNVVYVSEVRAPRRPMLVSETGVRLPAHLTASGRAILAALPAKQIRALYPDAASFPHSSADKTSWSPGRLRTTLQKVRARGWAVERGEITAGMSSVAVAIHDHLGWPCAALAFTVEDERLPTEREPALINALRAVANKLENTLCAENSPRAHPSA, from the coding sequence ATGAGTGCTCTTAGGATTCTGCGCTATTTAGGGACGAGACGGGGACCTGTTTCAGCTGCGTCAATCGCAACAGCACTTTCTTTGCCTCGATCCAGTGTCTATCACCTGCTTGCCGCACTCATCGAAACTGGTTTCGTTGTCCACCTTGAAACCGAACATCTCTACGGAGTAGGGCCAGCCGCAGCTGAACTTGGAACTGCCTACTCCCGGCAGGTACCCATCGCCCGTATCGCCACCCCAGTCCTCGATGCCCTCGTTGAACGCATAGGAGAAAGCGCTCACTTATCGGTCCTTCTAGGCCAAAACGTTGTCTACGTATCCGAAGTACGAGCCCCGCGACGTCCCATGCTCGTCTCAGAGACAGGCGTACGCCTGCCCGCGCACCTGACCGCCAGTGGCCGGGCCATCCTTGCTGCACTACCTGCCAAACAAATCCGCGCCCTCTACCCCGATGCCGCATCCTTTCCGCATAGCAGTGCTGACAAAACCAGTTGGTCTCCAGGGCGTCTGCGAACCACCCTCCAAAAGGTCCGTGCCCGCGGCTGGGCTGTTGAACGAGGCGAAATCACCGCTGGCATGAGTAGCGTCGCGGTCGCCATCCATGACCACCTTGGATGGCCTTGCGCAGCACTGGCTTTCACCGTCGAAGATGAGCGCCTTCCTACAGAGCGCGAGCCCGCTCTCATTAATGCCCTGCGTGCCGTCGCGAACAAACTCGAAAACACCCTCTGCGCAGAAAACTCACCCCGCGCCCACCCCAGTGCTTAA
- a CDS encoding cytochrome c oxidase assembly protein yields the protein MPTPPRNKDKATTRPGAQHHPGTPFATITTASLITWPVAVLATILAGWLGGALAGVPGFADGGPTAVWGVPIAKTVHDISAAITIGLLLMAGTIIPERATTQRRRTACRIAVTTGILWTVSGGIHMLLLLSNVSGVQLSSPLFAGQLPFLWEIDLFRVYLFSWGFAIGATALATCARTVNSITWAAALGVIALAILALAGHAAGAAAHDTAVNSLAVHIIGASVWFGGLVALGILRPLLNRDFGTSVRRYSALAGWAYFGVLVSGILAASLRLTGIGDLTSQYGLILLAKLVLVVVLGVAGWMMRRCIIAEVHDGDSSAKAFVRLAMTEIVLMSVAMGLGSALSRTAPPVAQAESPDPAVSITGYPLPAEPLTGATWFTAFRIDWLFLTVVVLAVGLYYAAVARLHRRGDRWPVGRTIWWTLGWLFFFWVTSGAPAIYGRIMFSAHMLQHMTLTMGIPLFLVLGAPLTLASRALKARRDKTLGPREFLLSTAHSRWMGFWTNPIVGAVNFVGSIYVFYFTDLYELALTTHVGHIAMVVHFMAAGYVFAWSLIGIDPGPNRWAPSLRLVLLFATMAFHAFFGVAIMTAANVIAGDTFRALKVPYVTDLIADQRVGGGITWAIGEIPMLILALAVAVVWMRADEGEARRKDRQADRDGDAELRAYNERLAALRSRGGQG from the coding sequence ATGCCTACCCCGCCCCGCAACAAAGACAAAGCCACCACCCGCCCCGGGGCACAACACCACCCAGGCACCCCCTTTGCCACCATCACCACAGCCAGCCTGATTACCTGGCCCGTCGCCGTGCTGGCCACTATCCTCGCTGGATGGCTCGGCGGAGCTCTCGCCGGTGTCCCCGGCTTCGCCGACGGCGGACCCACTGCTGTGTGGGGCGTACCGATTGCCAAAACCGTTCACGACATCAGCGCCGCTATCACCATTGGCCTACTTCTGATGGCCGGAACCATCATCCCAGAACGGGCCACTACCCAACGCCGTCGCACCGCCTGCCGTATCGCTGTCACTACTGGCATCCTGTGGACCGTCTCCGGCGGTATTCACATGCTTCTTCTGCTCTCTAACGTTTCTGGCGTTCAGCTCTCCTCACCTCTTTTTGCTGGACAGCTGCCCTTCCTGTGGGAGATCGATCTTTTCCGCGTCTACTTGTTCTCCTGGGGATTCGCTATTGGAGCGACCGCCCTGGCCACATGCGCACGCACCGTGAACTCCATTACCTGGGCAGCTGCCCTAGGGGTTATTGCCCTAGCCATTCTTGCTTTGGCCGGGCACGCCGCAGGTGCCGCTGCTCATGACACGGCCGTTAACTCTCTAGCAGTTCACATCATTGGCGCTTCTGTATGGTTCGGCGGTCTGGTGGCTCTAGGCATACTGCGGCCGCTGCTCAACCGTGATTTCGGTACGTCGGTACGCCGCTATTCTGCTTTGGCGGGGTGGGCTTATTTCGGTGTGCTTGTCTCGGGAATTTTGGCGGCATCTTTGCGACTGACCGGAATCGGTGACCTGACCAGTCAGTATGGGCTTATTCTCCTGGCTAAGTTGGTTCTGGTGGTGGTGCTTGGCGTTGCTGGCTGGATGATGCGCAGGTGCATCATCGCTGAAGTTCATGACGGTGACTCTTCAGCAAAAGCTTTCGTGCGTTTGGCTATGACCGAGATTGTGCTCATGTCAGTTGCGATGGGTTTGGGATCGGCGCTTAGCCGTACAGCTCCTCCTGTTGCTCAAGCAGAATCTCCTGACCCAGCTGTTTCCATCACTGGGTATCCACTTCCTGCCGAGCCCCTTACCGGAGCGACATGGTTTACCGCTTTCCGGATTGATTGGCTTTTCCTTACGGTGGTTGTTCTCGCCGTGGGGTTGTATTACGCCGCTGTAGCGCGGTTGCACCGTCGGGGAGATCGGTGGCCAGTTGGCCGCACGATCTGGTGGACCCTTGGATGGTTGTTTTTCTTCTGGGTGACCAGTGGTGCACCAGCTATATACGGGCGAATTATGTTTTCTGCGCACATGCTGCAGCACATGACTTTGACGATGGGGATTCCGTTGTTCTTAGTGCTGGGTGCGCCGTTGACGTTGGCGTCTCGGGCATTGAAAGCGCGGCGGGATAAAACCCTTGGGCCCCGCGAGTTCTTGTTGTCGACGGCGCATTCGCGCTGGATGGGATTTTGGACCAACCCGATTGTGGGTGCGGTGAACTTTGTTGGTTCGATCTATGTGTTCTATTTCACCGACTTGTATGAGTTGGCGTTGACCACTCACGTGGGACATATCGCCATGGTTGTGCACTTCATGGCCGCTGGGTATGTGTTCGCGTGGTCGTTGATCGGTATTGATCCGGGCCCGAATCGGTGGGCTCCCAGTCTTCGTTTGGTGTTGTTGTTTGCCACGATGGCGTTCCACGCATTTTTTGGGGTGGCAATTATGACGGCGGCGAATGTGATTGCCGGGGATACTTTCCGGGCATTAAAGGTGCCGTATGTGACTGATCTGATTGCCGATCAGCGTGTAGGTGGTGGGATCACCTGGGCTATTGGTGAGATTCCGATGCTGATTTTGGCGTTGGCGGTGGCAGTGGTGTGGATGCGAGCTGATGAGGGGGAGGCACGCCGTAAGGATCGTCAAGCGGATCGAGATGGTGATGCGGAGTTGCGTGCCTATAACGAAAGGCTTGCGGCGTTGCGCAGCCGTGGTGGTCAGGGGTGA
- the moeB gene encoding molybdopterin-synthase adenylyltransferase MoeB, with product MNTYPPLVEPAPELTPHQAQRYARHAILPELGTLGQRRLLNAKVLVIGAGGLGSPILLYLAAAGIGHLGIIDDDTVDLSNLQRQIIHTTNNIGTTKVDSARTAITDINPTINITTYNQRLTPENALDILTGWDIIVDGTDNFATRYLIADATEILNTPCVWGAILRFDGQLSTFWPGKGPVYRDLFPDPPNPNSVPSCAQAGVLGALCASIGSAMAMEVIRLITGIGTPLIGRLMIHNALTGTWNELTIHPDPNRTPTTTLTTYPTTCTQPPQPLITEHTITPTELHTLLDDRANGTIEFTLIDVREPTEHKLVTIDGATLIPKNDIITNPTTVPTHQPAILFCKSGARSTEALTTLLNTGRDDVWQLQGGILAWIEHIEPHKPRY from the coding sequence ATGAACACCTACCCGCCACTGGTCGAACCTGCCCCCGAACTCACCCCCCACCAAGCCCAACGCTACGCACGCCACGCCATCCTCCCCGAACTAGGCACCCTCGGCCAACGACGACTACTCAACGCAAAAGTACTCGTCATCGGCGCCGGAGGCCTAGGATCACCCATCCTCCTCTACCTCGCCGCCGCCGGCATCGGACACCTAGGCATCATCGACGACGACACCGTCGACCTATCCAACCTCCAACGACAAATCATCCACACCACCAACAACATCGGCACCACCAAAGTCGACTCCGCCCGCACCGCCATCACCGACATCAACCCCACCATCAACATCACCACCTACAACCAACGACTCACCCCCGAAAACGCCCTCGACATCCTCACCGGCTGGGACATCATCGTCGACGGAACCGACAACTTCGCCACCCGCTACCTCATCGCAGACGCCACCGAAATCCTCAACACCCCCTGCGTATGGGGCGCCATCCTGCGCTTCGACGGTCAACTATCCACCTTCTGGCCCGGCAAAGGCCCCGTCTACCGCGACCTCTTCCCCGACCCCCCCAACCCCAACAGCGTCCCCTCCTGCGCCCAAGCCGGAGTACTCGGAGCCCTCTGCGCCTCCATCGGATCAGCCATGGCCATGGAAGTCATCCGACTCATCACCGGAATCGGCACCCCACTCATCGGCCGCCTCATGATCCACAACGCCCTCACCGGAACCTGGAACGAACTAACCATCCACCCCGACCCCAACCGCACCCCCACAACCACACTCACCACCTACCCCACCACCTGCACCCAACCACCACAACCACTCATCACCGAACACACCATCACCCCCACCGAACTCCACACCCTCCTAGACGACCGCGCCAACGGCACCATCGAATTCACCCTCATCGACGTCCGCGAACCAACCGAACACAAACTCGTCACCATCGACGGCGCCACCCTCATCCCCAAAAACGACATCATCACCAACCCCACCACCGTCCCCACCCACCAACCCGCCATCCTCTTCTGCAAATCCGGCGCCCGCTCCACCGAAGCACTCACCACCCTCCTCAACACCGGCCGCGACGACGTTTGGCAACTCCAAGGAGGCATCCTCGCCTGGATCGAACACATCGAACCCCACAAACCCCGCTACTAA
- a CDS encoding 6TM ABC transporter family protein: MGTTPRTTTGIPDLTRAILTLTGAWLLAIGTALLASPNPSFITTNLMTSLLLSTWPVSPIVTGPVLIAWWFRSRKHPRWWRASRRQFATINAAVLLACALAVGILETIPLLATTGNSSPFQPLIGMCLWLLWSGQIFWTPLLGALIGPQKTQQPHTDTTDDDTP, from the coding sequence GTGGGGACCACACCGCGCACCACCACCGGCATACCCGACCTCACCCGCGCCATCCTCACCCTCACCGGAGCATGGCTCCTAGCCATCGGCACCGCCCTGCTCGCCAGCCCCAACCCAAGCTTCATCACCACCAACCTCATGACCAGCCTGCTACTAAGCACCTGGCCCGTATCCCCTATCGTCACCGGCCCAGTGCTCATCGCGTGGTGGTTCCGCTCACGCAAACACCCACGCTGGTGGCGCGCCAGCCGACGACAATTCGCCACCATCAACGCCGCCGTCCTACTCGCCTGCGCCCTGGCCGTCGGCATCCTCGAAACCATCCCCCTGCTAGCCACCACTGGCAACAGTTCCCCCTTCCAACCATTGATCGGTATGTGCCTATGGCTGCTGTGGTCTGGGCAAATCTTTTGGACTCCCCTGCTAGGAGCCCTCATCGGCCCCCAGAAAACACAACAACCACACACCGACACAACCGACGACGACACCCCATAA
- a CDS encoding amino acid permease, which translates to MSKPNNPNGGQTHATTTATTVHEHGELTRGLTLRHITFIALGSAIGTGLFYGSAAAIQAAGPAVILAYLASGAAVYMVMRALGEMAVRHPVSGSFGQYAARYMGPFAGFLTGWTYAFEMLVVAVADVTAFSVYMAFWWPQTPRWIWVTAVICFIGAVNTRHVKVFGELEFWLTIVKVSAIVAMIIGGSFLMFKGITFEPGVAVGPHNLFDHGSFSPTGMAGIIASLSIVVFAFGGVENVGITAGEASDPKRAIPRAVGSVPVRILIFYVLTMIVIMSLVPWNRITGDSSPFVQIFSTLGVPAAPSILNVIIITAAVSAINSDTFGAGRMLYGLAQQGQAPKVFAQVSKNGVPWMTVVVMCAALAVAAVLNAVIPENVFKIIASIATFATVLVWLMILLSNLAMRREIKQRGLQESEYPVPFHPVGTWATFAFLVFVVGVIGWFPDTRVALWVGLIWVSLLTIAYFTLVPEHGRRQPSLEDKTPGES; encoded by the coding sequence ATGTCCAAACCGAACAACCCCAACGGTGGACAAACACACGCCACGACCACAGCCACGACGGTGCATGAGCATGGCGAACTTACGCGCGGCCTCACCCTGCGACACATCACTTTCATCGCGCTCGGTTCGGCTATCGGAACAGGCCTGTTCTACGGTTCAGCCGCGGCTATTCAGGCTGCTGGCCCTGCGGTGATTTTGGCGTATCTCGCCTCGGGCGCTGCCGTGTATATGGTGATGCGCGCTTTGGGTGAGATGGCTGTCCGGCACCCTGTCTCGGGATCTTTTGGGCAGTATGCAGCTCGCTACATGGGTCCGTTTGCTGGGTTTTTAACCGGGTGGACGTATGCCTTCGAGATGCTCGTTGTTGCGGTCGCGGATGTGACTGCTTTTTCTGTTTATATGGCTTTTTGGTGGCCGCAAACGCCTCGCTGGATTTGGGTCACAGCTGTGATCTGTTTTATCGGAGCCGTGAACACTCGGCACGTCAAAGTTTTTGGTGAGCTCGAGTTTTGGTTAACGATCGTGAAGGTCAGTGCGATTGTCGCGATGATTATTGGTGGATCATTCCTCATGTTTAAAGGAATCACCTTTGAACCTGGGGTAGCCGTGGGACCGCACAATCTTTTTGATCACGGCAGCTTCAGCCCTACAGGAATGGCTGGAATTATCGCATCTTTGTCGATTGTGGTTTTCGCCTTCGGTGGAGTAGAGAATGTTGGCATCACTGCAGGTGAAGCATCTGATCCTAAGCGGGCAATTCCGCGGGCAGTGGGATCTGTTCCGGTACGTATTTTGATTTTCTACGTACTCACTATGATTGTCATCATGTCACTAGTTCCATGGAATCGAATTACTGGCGACTCAAGTCCATTTGTGCAGATTTTCTCTACGCTTGGAGTCCCTGCTGCGCCTTCGATTCTTAACGTGATCATTATTACGGCTGCAGTTTCTGCGATTAATTCAGACACTTTTGGCGCTGGCCGCATGCTATACGGATTGGCTCAGCAGGGACAGGCACCGAAAGTGTTTGCCCAAGTATCAAAGAATGGTGTCCCATGGATGACCGTAGTGGTCATGTGCGCGGCATTAGCGGTGGCGGCTGTACTTAATGCGGTTATCCCCGAGAACGTATTCAAAATTATCGCCTCAATTGCGACGTTCGCGACGGTGCTTGTGTGGCTGATGATCTTGTTGTCGAACTTGGCGATGCGCCGGGAGATCAAGCAGCGGGGCCTGCAGGAGTCTGAGTACCCGGTGCCGTTCCACCCTGTCGGCACGTGGGCAACGTTCGCGTTTCTTGTGTTTGTCGTGGGCGTGATTGGTTGGTTCCCTGATACGCGAGTGGCCTTGTGGGTGGGATTGATCTGGGTCTCCCTGCTCACGATCGCGTATTTCACCTTGGTTCCTGAGCATGGTCGACGGCAGCCTTCGCTTGAAGACAAGACTCCAGGGGAATCCTGA